Proteins from one Microbacterium sp. Root553 genomic window:
- the murC gene encoding UDP-N-acetylmuramate--L-alanine ligase, translating to MIRPDLSLPIPESISSAHFIGIGGSGMSGLARMFLDAGIRVSGSDRADSDNLRALAAAGAVVHVGHDAAHLGDADTVVHTGAIWPENPEFVTAKERGLHVIHRSQALHWLIGSRRLVSVAGAHGKTTSTGMIVTALQALGADPNFVNGGVIEQLGISSATGTGELFVIEADESDGTFLLYDTAVALITNVDPDHLDHYGSDEAFHDAFVRFADAATEAVVISSDDPGALRVGAGLSHPHVLTFGQAEDADVRVTDIVAAGPVSATISRGDESVRLQLAVPGVHNAINAAGAITVLLAVGFGLAESARAVEGFAGTVRRLEQHGVERGVTVYDDYSHHPTEVRAALEAMRSLAGAGRIIAIQQPHTYSRTQHMFQEFADVLEAHADHTVMLDVYGAREDPVPGVTGELVSGAFRDPAHVHYVADWQQAADYTASVAREGDFVVTLGCGNVYQIIPQVLESLRTTGA from the coding sequence ATGATCAGACCTGACCTCTCCCTCCCGATCCCCGAGTCGATCTCCTCCGCCCACTTCATCGGCATCGGTGGTTCCGGCATGAGCGGCCTCGCCAGGATGTTCCTGGACGCGGGCATCCGGGTGTCCGGGAGCGACCGCGCCGACAGCGACAATCTGCGCGCCCTCGCGGCCGCCGGGGCGGTCGTCCATGTGGGGCACGATGCTGCTCACCTCGGCGATGCCGACACCGTGGTGCACACCGGCGCGATCTGGCCCGAGAACCCGGAGTTCGTCACGGCGAAGGAGCGCGGCCTGCACGTGATCCACCGTTCGCAGGCACTGCACTGGCTCATCGGTTCGCGCCGACTGGTCTCGGTCGCAGGCGCGCACGGCAAGACCACGTCGACCGGCATGATCGTGACGGCTCTGCAGGCACTCGGCGCGGATCCGAACTTCGTCAACGGCGGTGTCATCGAGCAGCTGGGCATCTCCAGTGCGACGGGCACGGGGGAGCTGTTCGTGATCGAGGCCGACGAGTCCGACGGCACCTTCCTGCTCTACGACACGGCCGTGGCGCTCATCACCAACGTCGACCCGGACCACCTCGACCACTACGGTTCCGACGAGGCGTTCCACGATGCGTTCGTCCGCTTCGCCGATGCCGCGACCGAGGCCGTCGTCATCTCCAGCGACGACCCGGGGGCATTGCGGGTCGGGGCAGGGTTGTCGCATCCGCACGTCCTCACCTTCGGACAGGCGGAGGATGCCGACGTCCGCGTCACCGACATCGTGGCAGCGGGGCCCGTCTCCGCGACGATCAGTCGCGGCGACGAGAGCGTCCGTCTGCAGCTGGCCGTGCCGGGAGTGCACAACGCGATCAACGCGGCGGGTGCCATCACGGTCCTCCTCGCCGTCGGCTTCGGGCTCGCCGAGTCCGCGCGTGCCGTCGAAGGCTTCGCCGGTACGGTGCGTCGTCTCGAGCAGCACGGCGTCGAACGCGGTGTGACGGTCTACGACGACTACTCGCATCACCCGACCGAGGTGCGCGCGGCGCTCGAGGCCATGCGCTCCCTCGCAGGCGCCGGTCGCATCATCGCGATCCAGCAGCCGCACACCTATTCGCGCACGCAGCACATGTTCCAGGAGTTCGCCGACGTGCTCGAGGCCCACGCCGATCACACGGTGATGCTCGACGTCTACGGTGCGCGGGAGGATCCGGTCCCCGGCGTCACGGGCGAGCTGGTGAGTGGCGCATTCCGCGACCCCGCGCACGTGCACTACGTCGCGGACTGGCAGCAGGCGGCCGACTACACGGCATCCGTCGCGCGTGAGGGC
- a CDS encoding UDP-N-acetylglucosamine--N-acetylmuramyl-(pentapeptide) pyrophosphoryl-undecaprenol N-acetylglucosamine transferase, which translates to MTSYLLAGGGTAGHVNPLLAVADGLRARDADADVLVLGTAEGLESRLVPVRGYELLIVDKVPFPRRPNRQATSFPARFRRAVAQVRDHIRAHDVDVVVGFGGYAAAPAYVAARREGVPFVVHEANAKPGLANVLGARGAAATGVAFGGTRLRGSEVVGMPLRREVIELDRAAARDEAAVHFGLDAVRPVLLVFGGSLGAQRLNDALADSWGDILATGWQLLHVTGERSDLVDPEVPGYALRRYVDRMDLAFALADLIVSRSGAATVSEISALGIPALYVPYSVGNGEQRLNAASAVAVGAARLLDDASFDGDAVRRIVIPVLNDPGRLAEMAAAAGKVGTRSGTENVIALVDRALGVS; encoded by the coding sequence GTGACCTCGTACCTTCTCGCCGGCGGTGGCACCGCCGGTCACGTCAACCCCCTGCTCGCCGTCGCCGACGGACTGCGGGCCAGGGATGCCGACGCCGATGTGCTCGTGCTCGGCACCGCCGAGGGCCTCGAGTCCCGACTCGTCCCCGTCCGCGGCTATGAGCTTCTGATCGTCGACAAGGTGCCCTTCCCGCGCCGTCCGAACCGGCAGGCGACGTCCTTCCCCGCTCGATTCCGCCGCGCCGTCGCCCAGGTCCGCGACCACATCCGGGCCCACGACGTGGATGTCGTGGTGGGCTTCGGCGGCTACGCCGCCGCTCCGGCTTACGTCGCGGCCCGTCGCGAGGGCGTGCCCTTCGTCGTGCACGAGGCGAACGCCAAGCCGGGACTGGCCAACGTCCTCGGCGCGCGAGGGGCTGCGGCCACCGGAGTCGCCTTCGGCGGCACCCGTCTGCGCGGCAGCGAGGTGGTGGGCATGCCTCTGCGCCGTGAGGTCATCGAGCTCGATCGCGCGGCAGCCCGCGACGAGGCGGCGGTGCACTTCGGACTCGACGCCGTCCGCCCTGTGCTGCTCGTCTTCGGCGGTTCGCTCGGTGCTCAGCGCCTCAACGACGCGCTCGCGGATTCGTGGGGAGACATCCTTGCCACCGGCTGGCAGCTGCTCCATGTCACGGGGGAGCGCAGCGACCTCGTCGACCCCGAGGTGCCCGGATACGCGTTGCGGCGCTACGTGGATCGGATGGATCTCGCGTTCGCCCTCGCCGACCTGATCGTCTCGCGCTCCGGCGCCGCCACGGTCAGCGAGATCAGCGCGCTGGGCATCCCCGCCCTGTACGTGCCGTACTCGGTGGGCAACGGCGAGCAGCGGCTCAACGCCGCGTCGGCCGTCGCCGTCGGAGCGGCACGCCTGCTGGACGACGCGTCGTTCGACGGCGATGCCGTGCGCCGCATCGTGATCCCCGTCCTGAACGATCCGGGGCGGCTCGCTGAGATGGCCGCAGCAGCTGGGAAGGTCGGGACCCGCAGCGGCACCGAGAACGTGATCGCCCTCGTGGATCGCGCACTCGGCGTCTCCTGA
- the ftsW gene encoding putative lipid II flippase FtsW has translation MSGLAARVSLGRRFTPVSTEFLMIASAALMLTIFGLVMVLSATSATAVASGENPMDGALRQGIFAVLGVPLMFLISRLPIAFLKKMAWPALFGAVALQLLVFTPLGIEDGGNRNWIMVAGFTLQPSEFLKLALALWIGFVLMRKHTMLGTWHQVFIPVVPVGALAIGTVIAGKDLGTAMVLVIVLLGCLFFSGVKLRLFILPVLLGVVSVIALAITSPDRMRRITATCSDMSAYTGDCYQSIHGIWGMASGGIFGVGLGNSQEKYGWLPAAGNDFIFAIVGEELGLIGCIVVLALFTLFTVGAFHIIRKTADPFIRVAAGGITVWITGQAVFNVGVVIGLFPVMGVPLPFMSQGGTALLAVLIACGVLLSFARTIPAVEAQAPLRNASVGRGRVAR, from the coding sequence ATGAGCGGTCTCGCCGCTCGCGTCTCGCTCGGCCGGAGGTTCACCCCGGTCTCCACCGAATTCCTCATGATCGCGTCGGCCGCGCTGATGCTGACGATCTTCGGACTCGTGATGGTGCTCTCAGCGACCAGCGCCACCGCGGTCGCCAGCGGCGAGAATCCGATGGACGGCGCCCTGCGCCAGGGCATCTTCGCCGTCCTCGGCGTCCCGCTCATGTTCCTGATCTCGCGACTGCCGATCGCCTTCCTGAAGAAGATGGCGTGGCCTGCGCTCTTCGGTGCGGTCGCCCTCCAGCTGCTCGTGTTCACCCCCCTCGGCATCGAGGACGGCGGCAACCGCAACTGGATCATGGTCGCGGGCTTCACCCTGCAGCCGTCGGAGTTCCTCAAGCTCGCCCTCGCCCTCTGGATCGGCTTCGTGCTGATGCGCAAGCACACCATGCTCGGCACCTGGCACCAGGTCTTCATCCCCGTCGTGCCCGTCGGGGCGCTCGCGATCGGCACGGTCATCGCGGGCAAGGACCTCGGCACGGCGATGGTGCTCGTGATCGTCCTGCTCGGGTGCCTGTTCTTCTCCGGCGTCAAGCTGCGCCTGTTCATCCTGCCCGTGCTCCTCGGGGTCGTGTCGGTGATCGCTCTCGCCATCACCAGCCCCGACCGGATGCGGCGCATCACCGCGACCTGTTCCGACATGTCGGCCTACACAGGGGACTGCTACCAGTCGATCCACGGCATCTGGGGCATGGCCTCGGGCGGGATCTTCGGCGTCGGTCTGGGCAACTCGCAGGAGAAGTACGGGTGGCTGCCCGCTGCGGGGAACGACTTCATCTTCGCGATCGTCGGCGAGGAGCTCGGTCTGATCGGATGCATCGTCGTGCTCGCGCTCTTCACGCTGTTCACGGTCGGTGCCTTCCACATCATCCGCAAGACGGCCGACCCGTTCATCCGCGTCGCCGCCGGCGGGATCACGGTCTGGATCACCGGCCAGGCCGTCTTCAACGTCGGCGTCGTGATCGGTCTCTTCCCCGTCATGGGAGTTCCGCTGCCGTTCATGTCACAGGGCGGCACCGCGCTGCTCGCCGTGCTCATCGCCTGCGGAGTGCTGCTCTCCTTCGCCCGCACCATCCCCGCCGTCGAGGCTCAGGCTCCTCTGCGGAACGCATCAGTGGGGCGGGGTAGGGTCGCACGGTGA
- the murD gene encoding UDP-N-acetylmuramoyl-L-alanine--D-glutamate ligase encodes MSTDARLATLTSWHADWSGLRVAVLGLSMTGFSVADTLTELGADVLVLSESAEEEYARLLPVIGARLELGPLATVPAALSGFDPEVIIASPGFSPAHPVIRWAQESGIALWGDVELAWRVRDKVRRADGSSADWVLITGTNGKTTTTQLTASLLVEGGLRAAPCGNIGVPILDAVRDPEGFDVLVVELSSHQLWYLGRSSAEGELYPHASVCLNLADDHLVWHGSADAYRDAKAIVYRNTRVACVYNKADPATRTMVEQAEVVEGARAVGFDLGIPGPSDLGVVEGLLVDRAFLDDRARSALELTTVADLERVGLAAPHIVQNILAASALARSLGVEPEAIHAALQSFRLDEHRIQVIARHAGITWVDDSKATNPHAAASSLRAYPGAIWVVGGDLKGVDIGELVASVGATAKAAVVIGVERGSVVAAFERHAPTVPVFEVDAGETDHVMNRVVEIAAGIVEGEGTVLLAPAAASFDQFSGYADRGHRFAEAVRDWIDRGNADDSGRTPLTV; translated from the coding sequence GTGTCGACTGACGCCAGGCTCGCGACGTTGACCAGCTGGCACGCCGATTGGTCCGGCCTGCGGGTCGCCGTGCTCGGCCTGTCGATGACGGGCTTCTCGGTCGCCGACACCCTGACCGAGCTCGGCGCCGACGTGCTCGTGCTCAGCGAGTCCGCCGAAGAGGAGTACGCCCGGCTGCTTCCGGTGATCGGGGCCCGCCTCGAGCTCGGTCCGCTGGCGACGGTGCCCGCCGCCCTGAGCGGATTCGATCCCGAGGTGATCATCGCCTCTCCCGGGTTCTCGCCCGCACATCCCGTGATCCGCTGGGCGCAGGAGTCCGGCATCGCTCTGTGGGGCGACGTCGAACTCGCCTGGCGTGTGCGCGACAAGGTGCGGCGAGCGGACGGCTCGTCCGCCGACTGGGTGCTGATCACCGGCACGAACGGCAAGACGACGACCACTCAGCTCACCGCGTCGCTGCTGGTCGAGGGCGGGCTGCGCGCCGCCCCCTGCGGCAACATCGGAGTGCCTATCCTCGATGCGGTGCGAGACCCCGAGGGCTTCGACGTGCTGGTGGTCGAGCTGTCCAGCCATCAGCTCTGGTATCTCGGCCGGTCGAGCGCCGAGGGTGAGCTGTACCCGCACGCGTCCGTGTGTCTCAACCTCGCGGACGATCATCTCGTGTGGCACGGCAGCGCCGATGCCTACCGCGATGCGAAGGCGATCGTGTACCGGAACACCCGCGTCGCGTGCGTCTACAACAAGGCAGATCCGGCGACCCGCACCATGGTCGAGCAGGCCGAGGTGGTCGAGGGGGCGCGTGCCGTCGGGTTCGACCTCGGGATCCCCGGTCCCAGCGACCTCGGCGTGGTGGAGGGGCTGCTCGTCGACAGGGCTTTCCTCGACGACAGGGCGCGCAGCGCGCTCGAGCTCACCACCGTCGCCGACCTGGAGCGGGTCGGTCTCGCGGCTCCGCACATCGTGCAGAACATCCTGGCCGCAAGCGCGCTCGCCCGATCGCTGGGAGTCGAGCCGGAGGCGATCCACGCCGCGCTGCAGTCCTTCCGCCTCGACGAGCACCGCATCCAGGTCATCGCGCGCCATGCGGGCATCACCTGGGTGGACGACTCGAAGGCGACCAACCCGCATGCCGCGGCCTCGTCGCTGCGCGCATACCCGGGAGCGATCTGGGTCGTCGGCGGCGACCTCAAGGGCGTCGACATCGGCGAGCTCGTCGCGTCGGTCGGTGCGACGGCCAAGGCGGCGGTCGTGATCGGCGTCGAGCGCGGATCGGTGGTCGCGGCATTCGAGCGACACGCGCCGACGGTCCCGGTGTTCGAGGTGGATGCTGGCGAGACTGATCACGTCATGAATCGCGTCGTGGAGATCGCCGCGGGGATCGTCGAGGGTGAGGGCACAGTCCTGCTGGCCCCCGCAGCGGCATCCTTCGACCAGTTCTCCGGCTACGCGGATCGCGGACACCGCTTCGCCGAGGCGGTGCGGGACTGGATAGACCGGGGGAACGCCGATGACTCAGGTCGCACGCCCCTCACGGTCTGA
- the mraY gene encoding phospho-N-acetylmuramoyl-pentapeptide-transferase — MRSLIMAAAISLAFTLFLTPVFLRLFRKWGWGQVIRTPEAIENPSHEAKRGTPTMGGVIFILGTMVGYFTATYVGGGTPALSALLVLWLMVGFGAVGFIDDYMKVHSQRSLGLSGWRKIIGQLVVIIPFGIVALNFPNAYDQTPASGSISLFRDIPWLNLFAFAAILGWVLYLLWIAIIGVATSNSVNLTDGLDGLAAGAGVIVVGAYSLIAFWQFKQSCVGEGVEKAAFSGCYEVRDPFSLAIIAASVASSLIGFLWWNAPKAKVFMGDVGSMAIGGVITAMAILTRTELLLFIIAGVFVMASGSVILQRGYFKITRGKRLFLMSPFHHHLEMRGWSEVTIVVRMWIIAGLLAVSAVGLFYVEWLTRVD; from the coding sequence GTGAGGTCTCTCATCATGGCGGCCGCGATATCGCTCGCCTTCACCCTGTTCCTGACTCCCGTCTTCCTCCGGCTCTTCCGCAAGTGGGGTTGGGGGCAGGTCATCCGCACCCCCGAAGCGATCGAGAACCCGAGCCACGAGGCCAAACGCGGCACGCCCACCATGGGCGGTGTCATCTTCATCCTCGGCACGATGGTCGGCTACTTCACCGCGACGTACGTCGGCGGCGGCACCCCCGCGCTCTCCGCACTGCTCGTGCTGTGGCTCATGGTCGGCTTCGGCGCCGTCGGCTTCATCGACGACTACATGAAGGTGCACAGCCAGCGCAGCCTCGGTCTGTCGGGATGGCGCAAGATCATCGGTCAGCTCGTCGTGATCATCCCGTTCGGGATCGTCGCCCTGAACTTCCCCAACGCGTACGATCAGACCCCCGCATCCGGATCGATCTCGCTGTTCCGCGACATCCCGTGGCTGAACCTGTTCGCCTTCGCGGCGATCCTCGGATGGGTGCTCTACCTGCTGTGGATCGCGATCATCGGTGTCGCGACGTCCAACAGCGTGAATCTGACGGACGGTCTCGACGGTCTCGCGGCCGGTGCCGGGGTCATCGTCGTCGGCGCCTACAGCCTGATCGCCTTCTGGCAGTTCAAGCAGTCGTGTGTGGGGGAGGGCGTCGAGAAGGCGGCGTTCAGCGGATGCTACGAGGTCCGCGACCCCTTCAGCCTCGCGATCATCGCGGCGTCGGTCGCCTCGAGCCTGATCGGGTTCCTGTGGTGGAACGCGCCCAAGGCGAAGGTCTTCATGGGCGATGTGGGCTCGATGGCGATCGGCGGCGTGATCACCGCGATGGCGATCCTCACCCGCACCGAGCTGCTGCTCTTCATCATCGCCGGCGTGTTCGTCATGGCCTCGGGGTCGGTCATCCTGCAGCGCGGCTACTTCAAGATCACTCGCGGCAAGCGGCTGTTCCTGATGAGCCCCTTCCACCATCATCTCGAGATGCGCGGATGGTCCGAAGTGACCATCGTGGTGCGCATGTGGATCATCGCAGGTCTCCTGGCCGTCTCTGCGGTCGGTCTGTTCTATGTGGAATGGCTGACCCGTGTCGACTGA
- a CDS encoding UDP-N-acetylmuramoyl-tripeptide--D-alanyl-D-alanine ligase encodes MIALSLAEIATVLGGDLRLAGPATAETIVDGIVDTDSREMGPGSIFVAKPGAETDGHRFVGAAREAGAALAIVEHVVDEDIPQIVVPDAVTALADLAREVVARVRAAGDLRIVGITGSNGKTTTKNFLARILADEGETVAPIKSYNNEVGAPVTMLRVTYGTRFLVSEFGADAPGSIARLAGLVHPDVAVVLMVGMAHAGGFGGIEATAKAKSELVSAATASGTAVLNVDDFRVAAMRELATSRGMSVVGFGQSDAADVRAHDVEVTASGTTCVVEAGGERIPLRLQVLGAHHVGNALAAIAAARVLGVSTADAVARLETVEIAERWRMQPLGNDRVRIINDAYNASPDSMAAALRTLAQITGQDERTVAVLGAMSELGETAGEEHDRIGLLAVRLNIQRIVVVGPEARRLFISAISEGSWDSEAVFFPDQDAAFEYLRTELRDGDRVLVKSSNSVGLRHLGDRLGELFS; translated from the coding sequence ATGATCGCCCTGTCGCTTGCTGAGATCGCCACCGTCCTCGGGGGTGATCTCCGTCTCGCGGGTCCCGCGACAGCCGAGACCATCGTCGACGGGATCGTCGACACCGATTCCCGAGAGATGGGTCCCGGCTCGATCTTCGTCGCGAAGCCCGGTGCCGAGACCGACGGGCACCGGTTCGTCGGCGCAGCGCGCGAGGCGGGCGCGGCTCTCGCGATCGTCGAGCACGTGGTCGACGAGGACATCCCGCAGATCGTGGTCCCCGACGCCGTGACCGCCCTCGCGGATCTGGCCCGCGAGGTCGTCGCTCGGGTCCGCGCCGCCGGTGACCTCAGGATCGTGGGCATCACGGGCTCGAACGGCAAGACCACGACGAAGAACTTCCTCGCTCGCATCCTCGCCGACGAGGGTGAGACCGTCGCTCCCATCAAGTCCTACAACAACGAGGTGGGCGCGCCCGTGACGATGCTGCGCGTCACCTACGGCACCCGATTCCTCGTCAGCGAATTCGGAGCGGACGCTCCCGGCAGCATCGCGCGGCTGGCAGGTCTCGTGCATCCCGATGTCGCGGTGGTCCTCATGGTGGGCATGGCCCATGCCGGAGGGTTCGGCGGGATCGAGGCGACGGCGAAGGCGAAGTCCGAACTCGTCTCTGCGGCCACCGCGTCGGGCACCGCCGTGCTCAACGTGGACGACTTCCGTGTCGCCGCCATGCGCGAGCTGGCGACGTCCCGGGGGATGTCGGTCGTCGGCTTCGGGCAGAGCGATGCCGCAGACGTCCGCGCGCACGATGTCGAGGTGACCGCCTCGGGTACGACGTGCGTGGTCGAGGCAGGCGGAGAGCGGATCCCGCTGCGGCTCCAGGTGCTCGGCGCGCACCACGTGGGCAACGCGCTCGCGGCGATCGCCGCCGCTCGGGTGCTCGGAGTGTCGACCGCCGACGCCGTCGCGCGCCTCGAGACCGTCGAGATCGCCGAGCGCTGGCGGATGCAGCCCCTCGGCAACGACCGGGTGCGCATCATCAACGACGCGTACAACGCGAGCCCCGACTCGATGGCGGCAGCGCTGCGCACCCTCGCGCAGATCACCGGCCAGGACGAGCGCACCGTCGCCGTCCTCGGCGCCATGAGCGAGCTCGGCGAGACCGCGGGCGAGGAGCACGACCGGATCGGACTGCTCGCCGTGCGCCTCAACATCCAGCGCATCGTGGTCGTCGGGCCGGAGGCGCGCCGACTGTTCATCTCCGCGATCAGCGAGGGGTCCTGGGACAGCGAAGCCGTCTTCTTCCCCGACCAGGACGCGGCGTTCGAGTACCTGCGCACGGAGCTGCGTGACGGCGATCGGGTCCTCGTGAAGTCGTCCAACTCCGTGGGCCTGCGGCATCTCGGCGATCGTCTGGGAGAATTGTTCTCGTGA
- a CDS encoding peptidoglycan D,D-transpeptidase FtsI family protein, translating into MTTRATRTPRRRTVVALAVILAVLGAFVVRLVDIQVVKADEHVAQSMEYIAHGTAIPGQRGSIVDADGSVLAESVLVYDAQLSPQVIRLLEEDEKNPPALPWAEASTRIAEIMGLDADKLRADVAAVLADNPDSQYFPLVKGLSTEKYIQLRDLKISSYLEMKPREVRVYPNGAVAGNLLGFLDGTSTAQAGVEKMDEKCLAPTDGEESYRTGKNGVVIPGSESRTDAVDGGSVQLTINSDLQWYMQQMIAEEAQTQGAKGGTVTVVEVGTGKIRAAAEWPTMDPNDLNASSPDTWGSKLFTYPFEPGSTFKPVTAAAIMENAGVTMTTPTVSASSHEKFENGAVINDAFVHPTFQYTLAGALIDSSNVALSKFGTMVSPDVRHDYLERFGVGTKTIGFPDETSGLLHPTSEWDNQSLYTTTFGQYFTVTAPQLAGAYQAIANGGEKIGLSLIESCTTPDGTVVTPDTPAHEQIIKTQTAADITRMLENVAVQGGNAERIQVPGYRVTSKTGTAQIPDGNGGYKSGVYYTSMVGFAPVDDPQYVVVVTLDEPTRITSSAATASAFQKAMTQTMKTYRVMPSSTPMDAPLPKFE; encoded by the coding sequence ATGACGACACGAGCCACCCGGACGCCTCGGCGACGCACGGTCGTCGCTCTGGCGGTGATCCTCGCGGTCCTCGGGGCGTTCGTCGTCCGACTCGTGGACATCCAGGTGGTCAAGGCCGACGAGCACGTCGCCCAGTCGATGGAGTACATCGCGCACGGCACGGCCATCCCCGGTCAACGCGGATCGATCGTCGACGCCGACGGCTCGGTGCTCGCCGAGAGCGTGCTGGTGTACGACGCGCAGCTCAGCCCGCAGGTCATCCGCCTGCTGGAGGAGGACGAAAAGAACCCGCCGGCGCTGCCCTGGGCGGAGGCGTCCACGCGCATCGCGGAGATCATGGGCCTGGACGCCGACAAGCTCCGCGCCGACGTCGCGGCGGTGCTCGCGGACAACCCCGACTCGCAGTACTTCCCGCTCGTGAAGGGGCTGAGCACCGAGAAGTACATCCAGCTGCGCGACCTCAAGATCTCTTCCTACCTCGAGATGAAGCCTCGCGAGGTCAGGGTCTACCCGAACGGCGCCGTGGCCGGGAACCTTCTGGGCTTCCTCGACGGCACGAGCACCGCTCAGGCCGGCGTCGAGAAGATGGACGAGAAGTGCCTGGCTCCGACCGACGGTGAGGAGTCGTACCGCACCGGCAAGAACGGCGTGGTCATCCCGGGCAGCGAGAGCAGGACCGACGCGGTCGACGGCGGCTCGGTGCAGCTGACCATCAACAGCGACCTGCAGTGGTACATGCAGCAGATGATCGCCGAAGAGGCGCAGACCCAGGGCGCCAAGGGCGGCACCGTCACGGTGGTCGAGGTGGGGACCGGCAAGATCCGCGCCGCGGCCGAGTGGCCGACCATGGACCCCAACGACCTCAACGCCTCGTCGCCCGACACCTGGGGCAGCAAGCTCTTCACCTACCCGTTCGAGCCGGGCTCGACGTTCAAGCCGGTCACCGCCGCGGCGATCATGGAGAACGCCGGCGTCACGATGACGACCCCCACGGTGTCGGCGTCGTCGCACGAGAAGTTCGAGAACGGTGCGGTCATCAACGACGCCTTCGTGCACCCGACCTTCCAGTACACGCTCGCGGGCGCCCTCATCGACTCGTCGAACGTGGCGCTGTCGAAGTTCGGCACCATGGTCAGCCCCGACGTGCGCCACGACTACCTCGAGCGCTTCGGCGTCGGGACCAAGACGATCGGCTTCCCCGACGAGACGAGCGGACTGCTGCATCCCACGAGCGAGTGGGACAACCAGTCGCTGTACACGACCACCTTCGGGCAGTACTTCACGGTGACGGCCCCGCAGCTCGCCGGTGCCTACCAGGCGATCGCGAACGGCGGCGAGAAGATCGGTCTCTCGCTCATCGAGTCCTGCACCACGCCGGACGGCACCGTCGTCACGCCCGACACCCCCGCGCACGAGCAGATCATCAAGACCCAGACGGCAGCGGACATCACCCGGATGCTCGAGAACGTCGCCGTCCAGGGCGGCAACGCCGAACGCATCCAGGTCCCCGGCTACCGCGTGACCAGCAAGACCGGTACCGCACAGATCCCCGACGGCAACGGCGGCTACAAGTCGGGCGTCTACTACACGAGCATGGTGGGCTTCGCCCCGGTCGACGACCCCCAGTACGTCGTCGTGGTCACACTCGACGAGCCGACTAGAATTACATCGTCTGCCGCCACCGCATCGGCCTTCCAGAAGGCGATGACCCAGACCATGAAGACCTACCGCGTGATGCCGTCCTCCACTCCGATGGACGCACCGCTCCCGAAGTTCGAATAG
- the rsmH gene encoding 16S rRNA (cytosine(1402)-N(4))-methyltransferase RsmH, whose protein sequence is MNLRDIHTPVLLDRCVELLAPALQADGAVLVDATLGMGGHSEALLERFPHIRLVGLDRDTDALRIAGERLARFADRVTLVHTVYDEIGLHAQGAAGILFDLGVSSLQLDEAERGFAYSKDAPLDMRMDQTKGITAAEVIATYNEGNLRRIFERYGEEKLAGRYARFIIAAREKQPITRSGELVEILIAATPAAAQRAGHPAKRVFQALRIEVNAELNVLADAIPAAMDALAPSGRIVVMSYQSLEDRLVKQAFAAGAASTAPRGLPVELPEHAPRFRIITRGAELADDDERARNPRAIPVRLRAAEKVRENS, encoded by the coding sequence ATGAACCTCCGCGACATCCACACCCCCGTACTGCTCGACCGCTGTGTCGAGCTGCTCGCTCCGGCCCTGCAGGCCGACGGAGCGGTGCTCGTCGATGCCACGCTGGGCATGGGTGGCCACTCCGAGGCGCTCCTCGAGCGCTTCCCGCACATCCGCCTCGTCGGTCTCGACCGCGACACCGACGCCCTCCGCATCGCGGGGGAGAGGCTCGCACGCTTCGCCGACCGGGTCACGCTGGTGCACACGGTCTACGACGAGATCGGACTGCATGCGCAGGGGGCCGCCGGCATCCTCTTCGACCTCGGCGTCTCATCGCTGCAGCTGGACGAAGCGGAACGCGGCTTCGCGTATTCCAAGGATGCTCCGCTGGACATGCGGATGGATCAGACCAAGGGCATCACCGCCGCCGAGGTCATCGCGACCTACAACGAGGGCAACCTCCGCCGCATCTTCGAGCGCTACGGCGAGGAGAAGCTCGCCGGACGGTACGCGCGGTTCATCATCGCCGCCCGCGAGAAGCAGCCGATCACCCGTTCCGGTGAACTCGTCGAGATTCTCATCGCCGCGACGCCCGCCGCCGCGCAGCGCGCGGGACACCCGGCGAAGCGCGTCTTCCAGGCGCTGCGCATCGAGGTGAACGCCGAGCTCAACGTGCTCGCCGACGCGATCCCGGCCGCGATGGACGCCCTGGCGCCGAGCGGACGCATCGTGGTCATGTCGTACCAGTCCCTCGAAGACAGGCTCGTCAAGCAGGCGTTCGCCGCCGGTGCGGCATCCACCGCCCCGCGCGGCCTCCCGGTCGAGCTTCCGGAGCACGCGCCACGATTCCGCATCATCACCCGGGGCGCGGAACTCGCCGACGACGACGAGCGCGCACGCAATCCTCGGGCGATCCCGGTGCGCCTGCGCGCCGCCGAGAAGGTGCGGGAGAACTCATGA